A single region of the Anaerococcus urinomassiliensis genome encodes:
- the istA gene encoding IS21 family transposase: protein MDKNAIIRLKNQGYSNREVSRILKINRKTVAKYWNKYQEDVKNLDNPNLDRALVQEEIAKAPSYDSSNRKKIKYTKEVDEYLDQILESEKRKDSILGNHKQALSVVQIHKMIVDKGFDISYPSIAVYVRKKREASKECFIKQVYDFADRLEYDFGELKLVIDGKLVSLNMAVMSSPASNFRWAYLYTSQNQDVFFDSQVRFFNMIGGMYREIVYDNMRNVVSKFIGRNEKELNPRLIEFANYYGFSVNVTNCFSGNEKGHVEGSVRIIRKNAFCEKYEFDSIDQAQEYLNSKLIQLNKDSKINEEKKHLLVLRPTYELSKVSFAKVDKYSLIQVDKNKYSLPDYMVGKTVLVRAYAREIKIYVNDKLLAVHKRKDGANEYSIDITHYLKSLARKPGAIRNSLALKSHPDLKNIFDKYFTSNPKKFIELVELNKDKDVDKIVDILNNYSNTKKELDVLDIVKTDKKEADIEIKARKIVSSYDSLVIGG from the coding sequence ATGGATAAGAATGCAATAATAAGACTTAAAAATCAAGGATATTCAAATAGAGAAGTATCTAGAATACTTAAGATTAATAGGAAGACTGTAGCTAAATATTGGAATAAGTACCAGGAAGATGTTAAGAATTTAGATAATCCTAATTTAGATAGAGCATTAGTTCAAGAAGAAATTGCCAAGGCGCCTTCCTACGATTCTTCTAATAGAAAGAAGATCAAATATACAAAAGAAGTAGATGAGTATCTTGATCAGATTTTAGAAAGTGAGAAAAGAAAGGATTCTATCTTGGGTAATCATAAGCAAGCTTTAAGCGTTGTTCAGATTCATAAGATGATTGTTGATAAGGGTTTTGATATATCTTATCCTTCAATAGCAGTTTATGTTAGAAAGAAAAGAGAAGCTTCTAAAGAATGCTTCATTAAGCAAGTATATGATTTTGCTGATAGGTTAGAATATGACTTTGGTGAACTTAAGCTTGTAATCGATGGCAAACTTGTTAGTTTAAATATGGCTGTTATGAGTTCCCCAGCATCTAATTTTAGATGGGCTTATCTATACACAAGTCAAAATCAAGATGTATTCTTTGATTCACAAGTAAGATTTTTTAATATGATTGGAGGAATGTATAGAGAAATAGTCTATGATAATATGAGAAATGTTGTTAGTAAGTTCATAGGTAGAAATGAAAAAGAACTTAACCCAAGATTAATAGAGTTTGCCAACTACTATGGCTTTTCAGTCAATGTAACCAATTGTTTTTCAGGAAATGAAAAAGGTCATGTTGAAGGAAGTGTTAGGATAATTAGAAAGAATGCTTTTTGTGAAAAATACGAGTTTGATTCAATTGATCAAGCACAAGAGTACTTAAATTCTAAACTTATCCAGTTAAATAAGGACTCTAAGATTAATGAGGAAAAGAAACACCTTCTAGTCCTAAGACCTACTTATGAACTATCAAAAGTATCTTTTGCTAAGGTAGATAAGTATTCTTTAATACAAGTTGATAAAAACAAGTATTCACTACCAGATTACATGGTAGGAAAAACTGTTCTTGTTAGAGCTTATGCTAGGGAAATTAAAATATATGTAAATGATAAACTTCTAGCCGTTCATAAAAGAAAAGATGGTGCTAATGAATATAGCATTGACATCACTCATTACCTAAAATCATTAGCACGCAAACCAGGTGCAATTCGTAATTCTCTCGCCTTAAAAAGTCATCCTGATTTAAAAAACATCTTCGATAAATACTTTACCTCTAACCCAAAGAAGTTCATAGAATTAGTAGAGCTTAACAAAGATAAGGATGTTGATAAAATAGTTGATATCTTAAATAACTATTCTAACACTAAGAAAGAACTTGATGTATTAGATATAGTGAAAACCGATAAAAAAGAAGCTGACATAGAAATAAAGGCAAGAAAAATAGTGTCCTCCTATGATAGCCTTGTAATTGGAGGCTAA
- the istB gene encoding IS21-like element helper ATPase IstB, with translation MNIKEASNILKLSYLRESYEDLIEESSNLNLSNEEFLKLFLEREVERRKNNGIARRIRNAKFINKKFLEDFDKTKYSLELNKKFGYLETLKFIDNKENIIMIGTPGCGKTHYATALGIKACIAGKNVLFTSVPNLVIELQEAMSKNQITNYKKKFEKYDLVILDELGYVSFDKIGCEILFNLLSSRNDKGSIILTTNLNFERWEEVFKDPMLTGAIVDRLAHRAHIMDMSREKSYRMEDTMEWSKNI, from the coding sequence ATGAATATTAAAGAAGCTTCTAACATACTTAAGCTCTCTTATCTAAGAGAGTCATATGAGGATTTAATAGAAGAATCATCAAATCTAAACTTATCTAACGAAGAATTCTTAAAACTTTTCTTAGAAAGAGAGGTAGAAAGAAGGAAAAACAACGGCATAGCAAGAAGAATAAGAAATGCCAAATTTATCAACAAGAAATTCTTAGAAGACTTTGATAAAACAAAATATTCTTTAGAACTAAACAAAAAATTTGGATATCTTGAAACACTAAAATTCATAGATAACAAAGAAAACATAATCATGATAGGAACACCTGGTTGTGGAAAGACTCATTATGCAACTGCCTTAGGTATTAAGGCATGTATTGCTGGAAAGAATGTACTATTTACCTCTGTTCCTAACCTTGTGATAGAACTACAGGAGGCTATGAGTAAAAATCAAATTACTAACTACAAGAAGAAATTTGAAAAATATGACTTGGTGATCTTAGATGAGCTAGGTTATGTTTCCTTTGATAAGATAGGCTGTGAGATTCTTTTTAACCTATTATCATCTAGAAATGATAAGGGTTCGATAATTTTAACAACGAATTTAAACTTTGAAAGATGGGAGGAAGTTTTTAAAGATCCTATGCTTACTGGGGCTATAGTAGATAGACTTGCTCATAGGGCCCATATTATGGATATGTCTAGAGAAAAATCTTATAGGATGGAAGATACAATGGAGTGGTCAAAGAATATATGA
- a CDS encoding AAA family ATPase: MKAYTINTEFDTSDKYIVDNIIARKSITLIVASPKKGKTALGLNLGICINEGIDFLENNVKKTKVVYYCNELSGKLIQERIKRLDIPCSNTMKFYEGTSYVDFGEFERIIKSDVELGYEVFVVDTFSKIKYDRKYNANDYNDTYEVMAKYL, encoded by the coding sequence TTGAAAGCCTATACGATAAACACTGAGTTTGATACCTCTGATAAGTATATCGTTGATAATATTATTGCAAGAAAAAGCATTACATTGATTGTAGCTTCTCCTAAAAAAGGCAAAACTGCATTAGGATTAAATCTTGGTATTTGTATAAACGAAGGAATTGATTTTCTTGAAAATAATGTAAAAAAAACAAAGGTTGTTTACTATTGCAATGAACTCTCGGGTAAACTTATTCAAGAAAGAATTAAGAGATTAGATATACCTTGTTCAAACACTATGAAATTTTATGAAGGCACAAGTTATGTAGACTTTGGTGAGTTTGAAAGAATTATAAAATCTGATGTTGAATTGGGCTATGAGGTGTTCGTAGTTGATACATTTTCTAAGATAAAATATGACAGAAAATATAATGCTAATGATTACAATGATACCTATGAGGTTATGGCAAAGTATTTGTAA
- a CDS encoding DNA primase → MINKETYINNMPQELKDCKQWLWFKIYHNKDKKGNAKAVKIPISPITCEANEWNKKENWTDFETALDGLEKSGCDGLSFVLTEDDPFVCIDLDNVKDSFEDVRDIISDFGETYKEISVSGNGVHIFAKGRIHKNINNQADRFEMYKSNKCIAMTGDVIGTCTEVKNEQYKLNLYYEKYAIKETIREQIFYYKNINSDVPDIEVILKAMYMTNRKGRELFRGEYSTGDASKDDFQLLLILNSFTHGNADLMLEIFLKSSLNRMGDMSKRRNEAAYIKYLNQSIQKAQEVGGTNYWDYNYHRKNKEEIR, encoded by the coding sequence ATGATAAATAAAGAAACATATATTAACAATATGCCACAAGAATTAAAAGACTGCAAGCAATGGTTATGGTTTAAAATTTATCATAACAAAGATAAAAAGGGTAATGCAAAAGCTGTAAAAATCCCAATCAGTCCAATCACTTGTGAAGCAAATGAATGGAATAAAAAAGAGAACTGGACAGATTTTGAAACTGCCTTAGATGGCTTAGAAAAAAGCGGTTGTGATGGTCTATCGTTTGTTTTAACTGAAGATGATCCGTTTGTCTGTATTGATTTAGATAATGTTAAGGACAGCTTTGAGGATGTGCGAGACATCATAAGTGATTTTGGCGAAACATATAAGGAAATTTCCGTATCGGGAAACGGAGTCCACATATTTGCCAAGGGAAGAATTCATAAGAACATCAACAATCAAGCTGATCGTTTTGAAATGTATAAATCAAATAAGTGCATTGCTATGACCGGTGATGTCATAGGAACTTGCACAGAAGTAAAGAATGAACAATATAAGTTAAACCTTTACTATGAAAAATATGCCATTAAAGAAACGATTAGAGAGCAAATTTTCTACTATAAAAATATAAATAGTGATGTGCCGGATATTGAAGTGATTTTAAAGGCAATGTATATGACTAATCGCAAAGGCAGAGAGCTTTTTAGAGGCGAATATTCCACAGGCGATGCAAGCAAAGACGATTTTCAATTGCTTCTTATCTTAAACAGCTTTACACATGGAAATGCAGATTTAATGCTTGAGATCTTCCTGAAATCATCATTGAACCGAATGGGTGATATGAGTAAAAGAAGAAATGAGGCAGCATATATTAAATACTTAAATCAAAGTATTCAGAAGGCACAGGAAGTCGGCGGAACGAATTATTGGGATTATAACTATCATAGAAAAAATAAGGAGGAGATTCGTTGA
- a CDS encoding plasmid mobilization protein: MSKIFKRESLQTKGRKLKVDKNRKRNIIVNFRMSPEEKSLLEEKIVLSGLNKQDYMIQMSINHKVEVFGNIRVFDELKTKLKMLEEYFKNVNLDCDIEENKLELLAYILEMFETMNRNKNDSTYCNR; the protein is encoded by the coding sequence ATGAGTAAGATATTTAAAAGAGAAAGTCTACAAACAAAAGGTAGAAAACTGAAAGTCGATAAAAATAGAAAAAGAAATATTATAGTGAATTTCAGAATGTCTCCAGAAGAAAAAAGTTTATTGGAAGAGAAAATAGTATTATCAGGATTAAACAAACAGGATTATATGATTCAAATGAGTATAAATCATAAAGTTGAGGTATTTGGAAATATAAGAGTGTTTGATGAACTGAAAACGAAACTGAAAATGCTTGAAGAATATTTTAAAAATGTTAATTTGGACTGCGATATTGAAGAAAATAAGCTTGAACTTTTGGCATATATTCTGGAAATGTTTGAAACGATGAATAGAAATAAAAATGACTCTACCTACTGCAATAGATAG
- a CDS encoding site-specific integrase, with protein MSASKDKERGTWKIYLRYVDWKGVKQIHTKRGFATKREALEYEREFLASKSRDFNMLFESFVEIYLSDLKPRIKYNTYLTKVHLIETKIIPYFAKKSIAEITAPDILQWQNELLKKSDGEGKQYSQTYLRTIQNQLNAILNHASKYYGLTSNPAHKTTKMGRSKAQEMLFWTKEEYEKFAESVKSKPASYYAFEILYWCGIREGELLALTKDDFDLEKKTLTISKSFQRLKGKDYITSPKTEKSNRVIQLPQFLCDEMSDFFGMFYHLDSKERLFNFTKSYLHHEMDRACKLSGVKRIRVHDLRHSHVAYLIEQGFSPVVIAERLGHESISITLNYAHLYPSKQLEIIEMIEKERN; from the coding sequence GTGTCAGCCAGCAAGGATAAAGAAAGAGGCACATGGAAAATCTATTTAAGGTATGTTGATTGGAAAGGAGTAAAACAAATCCATACAAAACGTGGATTTGCTACAAAGAGAGAGGCATTGGAATATGAAAGGGAGTTTTTAGCAAGTAAGTCGAGAGATTTTAATATGCTTTTTGAATCCTTTGTTGAGATCTATTTGAGCGATTTAAAGCCAAGAATTAAATACAACACTTATTTGACAAAGGTTCATCTTATAGAAACGAAAATAATACCTTACTTTGCCAAGAAATCTATAGCTGAAATAACAGCTCCAGATATTTTACAGTGGCAAAATGAATTGCTTAAAAAGTCAGATGGTGAGGGGAAACAATATTCTCAAACTTATTTAAGAACGATTCAGAATCAACTGAATGCAATCCTTAACCATGCGAGTAAGTATTATGGACTGACAAGTAATCCTGCTCATAAAACTACTAAGATGGGGAGATCAAAGGCACAGGAAATGTTATTTTGGACTAAAGAGGAATATGAAAAATTCGCTGAAAGTGTTAAGAGCAAACCTGCCTCATACTATGCTTTTGAGATACTTTATTGGTGCGGTATTAGAGAAGGTGAATTGCTTGCACTTACAAAAGACGATTTTGATCTTGAGAAGAAAACTCTAACTATTAGTAAATCATTTCAAAGGTTAAAAGGAAAAGATTACATTACATCTCCTAAGACAGAAAAAAGCAATAGAGTAATTCAATTACCACAATTTCTATGTGATGAAATGTCAGACTTCTTTGGGATGTTTTATCATCTGGATTCAAAGGAGAGACTATTTAATTTTACAAAATCATATTTACATCATGAAATGGATAGAGCTTGTAAGTTATCAGGAGTAAAACGAATTAGAGTTCATGATTTAAGACATTCTCATGTTGCTTATTTGATAGAGCAAGGTTTTTCTCCGGTGGTAATTGCAGAAAGATTAGGTCATGAAAGTATCTCAATAACCTTAAATTATGCACATTTATATCCGTCAAAGCAGTTGGAAATCATTGAAATGATAGAGAAAGAAAGGAATTAA
- a CDS encoding helix-turn-helix domain-containing protein has product MNNKTVSERLKYLRSINKKTQKEFAEFLGIPQPSMSAYENGKNNPTIDVLIDIADKCKVSLDWLAGRSDYTLGLSSMRDFVLFMYELAMKKEIGFKIIVEDKFPNDIETEENKWNVKLVFYGNDKEHPFNADVCNILKELSDNLFDLESYSITKEQFDSMKNKSVEYYTLPLTQKEFEELSRDEILKKRIEYLKENNLL; this is encoded by the coding sequence ATGAATAATAAAACTGTATCGGAACGATTGAAATATCTTCGTTCTATAAATAAAAAAACACAAAAGGAGTTTGCAGAATTTTTAGGAATACCACAGCCATCAATGTCTGCTTACGAAAATGGTAAAAACAATCCTACAATAGATGTACTGATAGATATTGCCGATAAATGCAAAGTATCTTTAGATTGGCTTGCCGGAAGAAGTGACTATACTTTAGGTCTTTCAAGCATGAGAGATTTTGTATTATTTATGTATGAACTGGCAATGAAAAAAGAAATCGGATTCAAAATAATTGTAGAAGATAAATTCCCGAATGATATTGAAACAGAAGAGAATAAATGGAATGTTAAGCTTGTATTCTATGGTAATGATAAAGAGCATCCGTTTAATGCAGATGTTTGCAATATTTTAAAAGAATTGTCTGATAATCTGTTTGACTTGGAGTCCTACTCCATTACAAAAGAGCAGTTTGATTCTATGAAAAATAAGTCTGTAGAGTATTACACTCTACCACTAACACAGAAAGAGTTTGAAGAACTTTCAAGAGATGAAATTCTAAAAAAGAGAATTGAGTATTTGAAAGAAAATAATTTGCTATAA
- a CDS encoding DUF2513 domain-containing protein — MKRDMDLCRKILFKIEEQYIDTALSNLELENYDNLQIAYHCM; from the coding sequence TTGAAAAGAGATATGGACTTATGCAGAAAAATTTTATTTAAAATCGAAGAACAATATATTGATACAGCATTGTCAAATCTTGAACTAGAAAATTATGATAATTTACAAATTGCTTATCATTGTATGTAA
- a CDS encoding DUF2513 domain-containing protein has protein sequence MLNEAGLIDYYSAQYADNSLYFFSVGSLTWEGHDFLDKIREDTTWNNVKKIIKDKALPFTLEVTKTIATDLLAVSMKAALNL, from the coding sequence ATTTTAAATGAAGCTGGATTGATCGATTACTATAGTGCTCAATATGCTGATAACTCATTATACTTTTTTTCAGTTGGTTCATTAACTTGGGAAGGACATGATTTTTTAGATAAAATTAGAGAAGATACTACATGGAATAATGTCAAGAAGATAATTAAAGATAAAGCTCTGCCATTTACATTAGAAGTTACTAAAACCATCGCCACAGATTTGTTGGCAGTTTCGATGAAAGCAGCATTAAACTTATAA
- the guaA gene encoding glutamine-hydrolyzing GMP synthase encodes MSLNKIIVLNFGGQTDQLIVRRVRELGVYAELHPCDVDIASLDLEGLAGIILTGGPQSVNDAQSLRADKKIFELGVPILGICYGLQYINHIFCGEIETPKNGEYGKTPLFVDKNSSLFQNVPQESTIWMNHRDRVSKIAEGFKKTAWTLNCPVAGMENKDKDIYAVQFHPEVVHSEYGKIMIANFVLNICKAEQTWKMDDYAKKMIEEIKEKYSGEKMICALSGGVDSSVAATIVSKAIGDNLQCVFVDHGLLRKNEAEEVMETYKNLGLRVKKVDAAKEFLDLLKGVDDPETKRKIIGNHFVEVFEREAKEFGDAKYLVQGTIYPDVIESGKDKASVIKSHHNVGGLPEDMLFEGLVEPLRDLFKDEVRALGESIGVPHDMVWRQPFPGPGLGIRVMGDITEEKLEIVRETDAILREEIKNYGLVEDVWQYFTVWTPIKTVGVKGDARVYENVIAIRAVESTDAMTVEASNLPFDLLQTLSSRMINEVAGVGRVVYDITSKPPGTIEWE; translated from the coding sequence ATGAGCTTAAACAAAATTATTGTCCTAAACTTTGGGGGCCAAACAGACCAACTAATCGTAAGAAGGGTCAGAGAACTTGGAGTATACGCCGAGCTACACCCATGTGATGTAGACATAGCTTCCCTGGACTTAGAGGGACTAGCAGGCATAATACTCACAGGTGGACCACAATCAGTAAACGATGCACAAAGTCTCAGAGCAGATAAGAAAATATTTGAACTTGGAGTGCCAATACTTGGTATTTGTTATGGACTCCAATACATCAACCATATCTTTTGTGGAGAAATCGAAACACCAAAAAACGGTGAATACGGCAAAACTCCACTATTTGTAGACAAAAATTCAAGCCTTTTCCAAAATGTTCCACAAGAATCAACCATATGGATGAACCATAGAGACAGAGTAAGTAAAATTGCTGAAGGCTTTAAGAAAACAGCATGGACCCTAAACTGCCCAGTAGCTGGAATGGAAAACAAAGACAAAGACATCTATGCAGTCCAATTTCACCCGGAAGTAGTCCACTCAGAATACGGCAAAATCATGATAGCAAACTTTGTCCTAAACATATGCAAAGCTGAGCAAACATGGAAAATGGACGATTATGCTAAAAAAATGATAGAAGAAATCAAGGAAAAATACTCTGGCGAAAAAATGATCTGTGCTCTATCAGGCGGAGTAGACTCCTCAGTAGCAGCAACCATAGTATCAAAAGCTATAGGAGATAATCTCCAATGCGTATTTGTAGACCACGGTCTACTTCGCAAAAACGAAGCTGAAGAAGTCATGGAAACTTACAAAAACTTAGGACTAAGGGTAAAAAAAGTAGACGCAGCAAAGGAATTCTTGGACCTACTAAAAGGAGTGGATGACCCAGAAACAAAAAGAAAAATCATAGGCAACCACTTCGTAGAAGTATTCGAAAGAGAAGCCAAAGAATTTGGAGATGCCAAATATCTAGTCCAAGGAACAATCTATCCAGACGTTATAGAATCTGGAAAAGACAAAGCAAGCGTCATCAAAAGCCACCACAACGTCGGCGGTTTACCAGAAGATATGCTCTTTGAAGGACTAGTAGAACCCCTAAGAGACCTCTTCAAAGATGAAGTACGCGCCCTAGGAGAATCCATAGGAGTACCACACGATATGGTATGGCGCCAACCATTCCCAGGACCAGGACTAGGAATTAGAGTAATGGGCGATATCACAGAAGAAAAACTAGAAATAGTAAGAGAAACAGATGCCATTCTAAGAGAAGAAATCAAAAACTATGGACTTGTCGAAGACGTGTGGCAATACTTCACAGTATGGACTCCAATCAAAACAGTAGGAGTAAAAGGAGACGCTAGAGTCTACGAAAACGTCATAGCAATAAGAGCAGTAGAAAGCACCGACGCCATGACAGTAGAAGCATCCAACCTACCATTCGACCTACTCCAAACCCTATCAAGTAGAATGATAAACGAAGTAGCAGGAGTTGGTAGAGTAGTGTATGATATAACCTCAAAACCACCTGGAACTATTGAATGGGAGTAG
- a CDS encoding pyruvate, water dikinase regulatory protein, whose translation MQDCLTIIIISDSTGETANTYLKSVTTQFPDLETRIIRRPDIRSKDEIDEIIKEIPEYSLIVQTIADYDLAQYLRELSVKNNIEVLDILDFGIEKFEKITGKKAVREPGLTRALSQDYFNMIEAIEFAIQYDDGKDPRGYLKSDIVLLGVSRTSKTPTTMILSTKNYKVSNLPLVPESRLPQEIFEVDPRRIIGLIIDPDKLADIRESRTLELGLIGNSVYYKDQRIQAELAYAKEVFKDLDCKVIDVTNNTIEQTATEIESYYKSQFGEEN comes from the coding sequence ATGCAAGATTGTCTAACTATTATAATAATTAGTGACTCGACAGGTGAGACTGCAAACACCTACCTAAAATCAGTAACAACTCAGTTTCCAGATCTTGAGACAAGGATTATAAGACGTCCTGATATCAGAAGCAAGGACGAAATCGACGAAATCATTAAAGAAATTCCGGAATATTCTCTGATAGTCCAAACGATAGCAGATTATGACCTAGCACAATACCTAAGAGAGCTTTCTGTAAAAAACAATATCGAAGTCTTAGATATCTTGGACTTTGGCATAGAAAAGTTTGAAAAAATCACAGGCAAAAAGGCTGTCAGAGAACCAGGCCTCACTCGTGCCCTATCTCAAGATTATTTCAATATGATAGAAGCGATAGAATTTGCCATCCAATACGACGATGGCAAGGATCCTAGGGGATACTTAAAATCTGATATAGTTTTACTTGGAGTAAGCAGAACCAGCAAAACTCCAACAACAATGATTTTATCAACCAAAAACTACAAGGTTTCAAATTTGCCTTTGGTACCAGAATCTAGATTGCCTCAAGAAATATTTGAAGTTGATCCAAGAAGGATAATTGGACTAATCATAGATCCAGACAAACTTGCTGACATAAGAGAGTCTAGGACCTTGGAATTGGGTCTTATAGGCAACTCAGTATACTACAAAGACCAGAGAATCCAAGCAGAACTAGCCTATGCCAAGGAAGTTTTCAAAGACTTGGATTGCAAGGTCATAGACGTAACCAACAACACTATAGAACAAACAGCAACAGAAATCGAAAGCTATTACAAGTCACAATTTGGCGAAGAAAATTAA
- the glyS gene encoding glycine--tRNA ligase subunit beta, giving the protein MSRYLLEIGVEEIPSDYIDKTKSQLKEKFEKLLEENKLTYDQVRVESTPRRFAIFIENVNANESREKISVKGPNAKIAYDENGEPTKPLLGFLRGQKAELSDVIVKDFKGSDYIFIEKEEESKSVADVLKENVYDLVKSISFNRSMRWGGKSIRWARPIRYFVSILDDQILDFDAEGIRVSNVTKGHRSLGSDHIEIDKIENYEKLLKENYVILPYKERRDIILRGLNKHDMEKGGEYMKDEALLDEVINIVEYPTVLIGDIDQKYLSLPKEVIVTPMKDHQRYFPMLDENKNLMPYFMLVRNGDDNHSENVVEGNKKVLVARLEDAKFFYEQDTNKNLEEYVEELKSLTFFEGLGSMYQKTQRLVELTEKFQQELNLGDDIKEDLARASYLAKADLVTKMVVEFTELQGTMGKIYAKASGEDQRVANAIEEQYKPKSANDDLPESMVGIVLSLADKMDSIVGLYAIEKYVTGSQDPFALRRAALGFINIILANNINVDLKALVNDALIVYTEKNGLAFDYDQTMQKTLDFIKDRLKNMLIDEGYRYDVVNAVINTSDSNILKIDQKVKAVSDFIKDNDRDLEYFTRIINLTKNSNDTNIDTNILENDLEKEFYEEIVNLPENGLATNDDYKNELELLAKTGAIGNNYLDNTMINVEDEALKSTRLAMLNVLAKRIKKVFDVNEIVR; this is encoded by the coding sequence ATGAGTAGATACTTATTAGAAATCGGTGTAGAAGAGATACCTTCAGATTATATTGACAAGACAAAGAGTCAACTAAAGGAAAAATTTGAAAAATTATTAGAAGAAAATAAACTTACTTACGATCAAGTAAGGGTAGAATCAACTCCTAGAAGATTTGCCATATTTATAGAAAATGTAAATGCCAATGAATCTAGGGAGAAGATTTCAGTCAAAGGTCCTAATGCAAAGATTGCCTATGATGAAAATGGAGAACCTACTAAGCCACTATTGGGCTTTCTTAGAGGACAAAAGGCAGAACTTTCTGATGTCATAGTAAAAGACTTCAAAGGCTCTGACTATATCTTCATAGAAAAAGAAGAAGAGAGCAAATCAGTAGCAGATGTACTCAAAGAAAATGTCTATGACCTAGTAAAATCTATTTCATTTAATAGGTCTATGCGCTGGGGAGGCAAATCAATCAGATGGGCTAGGCCAATCAGATACTTTGTGTCTATCCTAGATGATCAAATTCTAGACTTTGATGCAGAAGGCATAAGAGTATCCAATGTCACAAAAGGACACAGAAGCCTTGGATCTGACCATATTGAGATAGACAAAATCGAAAACTATGAAAAACTACTAAAAGAAAACTATGTAATCCTTCCTTACAAGGAAAGAAGAGACATCATCCTTCGTGGCCTAAATAAACACGATATGGAAAAGGGTGGGGAGTACATGAAAGATGAGGCCCTACTTGATGAAGTTATAAACATAGTAGAATATCCAACAGTACTAATTGGAGATATCGACCAAAAATATCTATCACTTCCAAAGGAAGTCATAGTAACACCAATGAAAGATCACCAAAGATATTTCCCAATGCTTGATGAAAACAAAAATCTTATGCCATACTTTATGCTGGTAAGAAATGGCGATGACAACCACAGTGAAAATGTAGTAGAAGGAAACAAAAAAGTATTGGTGGCAAGGCTTGAAGATGCCAAGTTCTTCTACGAACAAGATACAAATAAAAACTTAGAAGAATACGTAGAAGAATTGAAGAGTCTAACATTCTTTGAAGGCTTAGGTTCCATGTACCAAAAGACCCAAAGACTAGTGGAATTAACAGAAAAATTCCAACAAGAACTAAATCTTGGAGATGACATCAAAGAAGATCTAGCTCGTGCCTCCTACCTAGCAAAAGCAGACCTAGTTACAAAAATGGTAGTCGAGTTTACAGAACTACAAGGAACTATGGGCAAGATTTACGCTAAAGCATCTGGAGAAGACCAAAGAGTAGCCAATGCCATAGAAGAACAATACAAGCCAAAATCAGCAAATGACGACCTACCAGAATCAATGGTAGGCATAGTCCTATCCCTTGCTGACAAGATGGACTCAATTGTAGGCCTATACGCCATAGAAAAATATGTAACAGGTAGCCAAGACCCATTTGCCCTAAGAAGAGCAGCCCTTGGATTTATCAATATTATCTTGGCAAACAATATAAACGTAGATTTAAAAGCGTTAGTAAACGATGCTCTTATAGTTTATACAGAGAAAAATGGTCTTGCATTTGACTATGACCAAACCATGCAAAAGACCCTTGACTTTATCAAAGACAGGCTAAAAAATATGCTTATTGATGAAGGCTATAGATACGATGTTGTAAATGCTGTGATTAACACAAGCGATTCCAACATCCTAAAGATAGACCAAAAAGTCAAAGCAGTAAGTGATTTTATCAAAGATAATGATAGAGATTTAGAGTATTTCACAAGAATAATTAATCTAACTAAGAATTCTAACGACACAAATATTGACACAAATATTCTCGAAAATGATTTGGAAAAAGAATTCTATGAAGAAATAGTAAATCTTCCTGAAAATGGTCTTGCAACAAATGATGATTACAAAAATGAACTAGAGCTTCTTGCTAAAACAGGTGCAATTGGTAATAACTACCTAGACAATACAATGATAAATGTAGAAGATGAGGCCTTAAAATCAACAAGATTAGCTATGCTAAACGTCTTGGCTAAGAGAATAAAAAAGGTATTTGACGTAAACGAAATTGTAAGATAG